One Engraulis encrasicolus isolate BLACKSEA-1 chromosome 4, IST_EnEncr_1.0, whole genome shotgun sequence genomic window, taccacacacacacactctcatactccTGTCTGTCCCTGAACAAGAACGGTACTActactaacgcacgcacgcacgcacgcacacacacacagggccactgacagctttgactgggcacgggacaaaatcatctgatgaGGCCCCGCTCTAAATGCACACCATgttatgagaacccatttctgggccccttctctgcctgggacaactgacccccttgtcctcccctgtcagcttccctgcacacacacacacacacacacacacacacacacacacacacacacacacacacacacacacacacacacacacacacagtactctctctctctctgctctctgtagtttcccagttgagctttcactttcacttcacacaccttcactctctcatctgtgctgtactgtactgtgtcctGTCTTGCGTTTCAGGTGGCAAGACCATCCGCCGCTGCATCCGCTACACAGACTGTGACAACCTGCGTCTGACTCAGATGTTCCCCTCAGTAGACGGCTTCAACTACCGCTGCTGCAGTAGCAACCTGTGCAACAGTGCCGCCCTGGGGGCCCGGAGTGCACCTGTGCTCCTCATGGGGgccctctccctcctgctctgctGCTGGCTACTGTGAGGCACTGTAAAAAATGAAAAGTTCCCTGAAGAGCCCTCTGTTGGCCACTGTGGGGgaaacccacacacaaaaaaaccttttCCGAGCAACCTAAAAGTTCACAGAAGAACCCATAGATGATAAATTGGTTCTTTGAAGGTTTTCTTGAAGCTTCCTCAGAGAACCAAGGAACCTTAATTGCCCTTTGAAGGATCTTCTATTCTTCCACCTTGCGGTTCTTCCCAGAAAGTTAGCGGTTCCCCCACAGTGCTACTGAAGGCTCTTTGTggaatttttacttttttttacagtttGGAACACCGGAGCACTGGAACTAGCTCCTCAATGGACGTCTGTGCTGCTAGAACAGAATGCACTGAGTCAGTCGCCATTGCGCTTTGGGCTCTCGGTGTTGCATCATGTGTGATTGGCACTGAGGGTAGTGCATGGTTGTATCCTAAATATCCACTTGTTGACTGCTCCCTACGTTTTGATCCCTACATAGTGTCTTATGTAAGGAATGGGTTAACATGTCTGATTCAGCCCAATACATGTGCGATTGGCCCTGAGCATAGTCCATTTGTGACTGCAGAGATATCTGTGTGGTGTCATGCTAGGTCATGACTTGGTAACATTTTCTATGAAGTTTGTATGAATTAAGACTAAACACATTCATAAAGGCTTATGAGCTTAATAATAGTGGTTGAAACAAACGTTAATAACTGTTTATGCATGCTCATGACTGCACTCATAATTGTGCACTATATTAGCATGCCTGTCACTTGAATTGGATTTATGTGTATAAATAGTTACTTAATGATTCATTAATTATTATGAGCCTTTATGAATGTCTTTGTAAATGTTTGGTCATAAGGATGATTATTAAACTTCGTGGAAAGTTTTACGTCCATACCATCTATCTTATTTCAAAGCTCATATTGTCAAAAGGAAAACTAACATTGTTCAGTGATTTCAATATTATTGTAACTATATGCACCATTGATGATAATTTTAGCTTTTGTCATAAGTTTAACATGTGGGTTTTTTTCAGCACACCTCTGCTGGTAGGTGCACAGGAGATGGCCCATAGGTCACTCATCAGAAAATTTGAACACAGATCATTTCGCTATTTGCATTtcagtcctagaccttcatccaTCGGGTAAATGTACCTGATGAAGGCCTAGGACAGAAACGTTGTGTACGAAAGAAAACAGCGAAATGATCAGTGTGCAGACGTCCCCCCCCAAATTGTCTGATGAGCTATTATCATAAGAACATGGACTATTTCTGATAATGAAGCCATTTAATTTCATTAAAACAACTAACGCTGAAAAATCGTAGCCATTCATGGTGTGGTACTGTTTGTTCAAGACATTGTAAATaacagaataaaaaaaagattatttgtAAGAACAATTATGTGGTGATATGTCTGCATTCTCATGACTATATAGCCTTCTAGCTGCACACAATTCTCTGTGATCTTGCATTTACCCACTCAATGTGAGTTCAAGTCAATATCGTTCCTCCAGTCGCTTCCTACGTCCTCCGGCCTCGTGCCCCTGTGtcgcccctcctccctcccctgtagGTAACAAAGAAGGAATTAAAGCAAAACGGtggacatttttggaaataagattaTTTCATAATTAAATGTTTGAGttgtaccgttctcctgtacttttacgttctctgagtatggcagtgcaaattgagAATGAGGAGTCTCTACAACTGAaatcctttttgtgcattttccCATAACAGAACTGCATTTGACCATTGAGATCATTTggacagacacaaacaggcaGAGTCAGTCTGAAGAAGACTTCAATGATCGAaacgtacaaaccccaactccggtgaagttgggacgtttggtaaacagtgaataaaatcaaaatgctatcattttcaaaacattcaatctattcattagatggagaatagtgaaaagacaacatattgagtgttaaaaccgagaaaaaatattgttttggaggacatatgaagagttcagatgcaaaaccccctaagtgccttttcagaaaacaatcttaattcatttttatttaatacacagccatcaaaattgcatatttttctatttcatttatgtaatataactatttatatgtattatcaagtacataaatgtaaaccaaaccaacaacagggttctctaaaaatatagaagtgcaggtcttcagaaatggagttagggggttttgcatctgaactcttcatatgtactcatttctaatttcataaattcaacacgtctcaaaagagttgggacagggacaataaatggcagcaaatgtcgaggaacactaaaaacaaaacaaaagacaacacttaacagttaaatacattaaccgaggagatgattttatataaaaaacagtgttaattcctaccttggacatgatttcaccagcttaaatggtgggtgtattccttgtcatgttttgcaatgttttcctttctgtagtgcttacagtgtgacgggtcttgaccaaaaggttttatcacctgctggtccttatgatggagccaaactgttaaaacatagtagagaatgcaatttgaccttactatgtggcagtaatcaaagatctcccttcaaagtataatgcatgagtggtttttcatgctgtttaaaacccatttataccattcagcactgtatttaactctacagatgagtgagaacatcttaaccaatgcactactgcacccgcatgccatcatggaggctgacttttgaagttagcactaacacaagttggatggtccattttcactgtagcacaggatgtgcaatgctctattattgtcaaaaagaatggacttctacaacttctgctgacttctgtaagcaaaggacagtttcccatgtcttctgggtctatttcaagtgagctcaagtgcttaggagaatgttacacccctgtatcatttgcacgcattaagcattcttaatatggtcaattttcaatagctctaattcctggagtgctagagggagactacagccaatatatatttcatgatgtcatgaacctatacaatgattttaataacaaaaatatgtcttatatacactcaatcgtggtaaatcaaagggaattcaaaaatgtatgtaataactatggtaattactccctttgcatctttaattctgagtgactcagcctctctgtgatgatcttatacctggacacctatattgtccgtcagtacaattcattttgaaatgttcttctgaaatgttcttcttatttggatgtttactaaattccACTGATCctcgtcccaacttatttgagacgtgttgcatttatcaaattagaaaagagtacatatgtcccccaaaacaatattttttctcggttttaacacttaatatgttgtcttttcactattctccatctaatgaatagattgaatgttttgaaaatgatagcattttgattttattcactgtttaccaaacgtcccaacttcaccggagttggggtttgtagttctgccatggaataacacagacaaaaaaggatttcaagtgagCAGACTCACTCTAAAACATGTTAAGCCTTGCAGCACAAGGCTAGAGGAAGTAACTGAAAGAAAGATATTGATATGTGCTCTGTGATATATAGGGTCAAATGCCCATCTCTAGGATGAGGCAGAGTGTGCCCATGCTCACAActacagttgaaggtgaagattgtgcacatcccaggaaaaggccAAAGGCTTACCGCAGTTTCGGAGTAAAATCCTTttggttttcttttattatttcttttattatttcatggctagaTTACGTTTTAACctccagtcttcatcagattccaatAAACAGTGCATTTCTTCTCTCAAAGTCCTTGCTATTCCGGTATTTGTATTGGAAGGCGTAGTTGTGAGCATGTCCACtgaaaatcctttttgttttcttttattatttcatggctggattacatttcgacttccagtcttcatcagattccatGGAATTCCCTGTAGGAGAGAagacctctcactccgaaacaGCGGTCAATCTTTCCatagaatctgatgaagactgttgaagtcgaaacgtaatccagccatgaaataataaaagaaaacaaaaactttGAGACAAGAAATGCGTTGTTTATTTGTGAAAATGAATACATAACTTAATctcctctgattgttgcaaataCATAAACACGTACAGTACTACAGGAAAATACATTCAGTTTGGTCCCTGGTTACTATTGGGTATCTATTGACCCTATCTAATGGGTAGTATCAGTAGTATAGGCCATGTGACATATTAGAGAGGCAGGAGGAAGGTAGGCAGGTTCTACTTGTATCCATGGCAGAGGTTTCAGGTGAACTGTAAAAAGATAAATATAACTCTACAAAGATCAATATAACTACAGactattcaatacatacaatcctATACAAAAGGTATGATTATATCCAGCTTATAATCACAGTTACAAGAGCGGCACCATTAATGTTTTGGTAGCAGTTGCTGGTGGCAAATCATTTAGAATGGCTATGGGCAGACTTACCAAACTAGCAGACAAACGTTGACATGGACAGGGTATTAAGGTGGATTGGAGGAGGAATGTCTGGGGCCTGTGCTTGATATTGGATATTGATATTGGAGCCTGTTGTCCCAGAGCGGTATTGGACAAGTTTAGTAGGCTACATCATaaacacaataaataaacaacaaaacacaacaacaatcaAAAGCAGACTTGTAtagagtagaagtactcttacaggtgtaattacaacactggtgcTATGATATTACATGGGTTCAACTTTGTGCTACTAATGTTGTaactacatctgtaagagtacttctactttatacacctttgATCAAACGTCCATATGCAGATATGAGGGAAGTGAAGagagctgtgctgctgctgctgctacaccaCACTGGGGTTCAGCACAGGCTGAGCATGTCTCTCAAGGGACTCCTCCTGAATGTCCTCTCCACACCTAGTCAAGTTTCCACTGGTTCTCCTCTCCATGACGATTTCCAGAAAGCAGCTTTAGTCCATTACCTGTATGGGGTAATGCTGAGCAAGGGGTAAACCTGCTGGATAATAGAAATGGTCTTCTGCCAATAGATACAGTAGGGATATTGTGCTGATAGAAAGCCAATATAACGACCTTATGGATGTTTTTacaatacactgtgtgcagaattattaggcaaacatgttttttgaccatattgtccattatatgcatattgtccgccaccaacctctatggacatgaacacctattggatttaagcattccaggtcatgcatattggtataataagagacagtgtgatcggaggggcccaataccctatatcagggcaaaattagtgtgcataattattaggcaactttgttttcctctgggaaaataggccacaaaggagatctaacaaactctgaaaagtctataaacaattttgaagtcttccagagggatgtggctgtcttgaaattgcccagatattggtcatatccgtctaatgcaccgttacgaagtcatcagtgtcacatgcattgtgctcacaaagtaactgccagattgagaggaattgaaggtcaaactatcacaaaatgattaccctgcagtgctgttatatcccagaactgaagcctacatcgtgtgtccacaagaacattgtattcagcactcagagacatgaccaaggtaaaacaggttgaaacctgaagaccactcaacaagaaatgcagtcaagactgggtcaagaaaggtctttagacaattttgtcaatggttttatgaacttgtgaaagtgactgttaatggaccagatcgatgagcccatggctagatcggtaatgtgcacactcagatgagttcctgagttctactcaaatggcagcagaatactgcataaataccattgtcttcttgaaagttgcaaacttttccctcacagatccagctatgggctcatccaccctgtctgtcaatagtcactttcaccagtccataatacctttaaaaactctgtcctagggtatttcttgacccagtcttgacttaattaacttgttaaatggttgtctggtgtcatcccttcttacctttgctatgtctctgagtgctcaacaacctgttcttctggacacctgatgtaagtttgcattctggaatatgatagcactgcagggtaataattttcttgtagtttcaccttaaattcttcaaatttttgacagtgacatttcatgtgagactgatgactttgcaacagtgcatttgatacttctgtgctaatgttaccaacgtcttgccaatttcaagagagccacatccctctggaagacttcaaaattgtttatagacttttcagagtttgttagatctattttgtggcccattttcccaggagaaagcaaagttgcctaataattatgcacaccggatattgggtgttgggctcctttgatcacacccccatcttattatacacatatgcatgatctggaatgcttaaatccaataggttttcatgttcataaaggttggtggcagaaaatacgcataaaatggacaatatggtcaaaaaacatgtttgcctaataattctgcacacagtgtattaaCCTTGTCTATTCAAGGATTTACTACCGGTAAATCACTTTCAGTTAAATCACCGGATTTAGACACTGCCACCGAATTGGAATGAATTCCCCTCCCCATTTGCCCAACATGTGCTTATTAGTTCCTCATGTGCATGtggcaaatgaaaaaaataactttgaattgtgcttttgtcaGAATTCGAATAAAACTTGTCTCGTTGTCAACTTCCCACAATGTGTTggctcgcatctcgaggccacaagcaaaaggagaggtcAGGAGGTACCAGATTGAGTCGGACCCCTAGACTTGACTTTGTAGAAACTGTGGcaggtttattttttttactgtacttgTGAACTGGATTTTTTGACACCTCAATCGCTCATCTCCTCGATGGACTCCTGTCGAATCTCCCTGCCGATCTCCTCCAGCTTCACCATCTTCTTGTTGCCCTTCTTCAGTCCAAACGCTCCCgtgtccttctccttctccttctctttctcctcctcgtccttctcCACGTGGGCGTACCACGGCCTGGCGGCGGCCCCCGAAGTGTTCCCGGCTCCCGTGCCCCCTCCGCGTCTATAGCCCCCCCGGCCGGCGCGCACCAGCCCCCACCCTTGTGGCTGGCCCTCACTGGGCCCTTTGACCTGCACCCCGCGCGTCACGTCCAGCTCGCGGGCGCTCAGCGCGGGCATGCGCACGGGCACGGTGTTGCCAAACTTGGAGTAGTCGACGCAGTAGCGGCCCTCCTCCTCCGTCATGATGGAGACGAAGCGGCGCCCCCACAGGATCTCCTCCGGAGTGTAGGAGGTGCGCGCCTGCATCGTGATGCCCGTGGTCTCCACCAcgcctgtcaacacacacacacacacacacacacacacacacacacacacacacacacacacacacacacacacacacacacacacacacacacacacacacacacacacagtgttagtaTTAATGGTGGGGTGTAGGACAGAGGTACTGTGATACAAACCCTCCAAatacatgccaacacacacacacacacacacacacacacacacacacacacacacacacacacacacacacacacacacacacacacacacacacacacacacgttatgtacTTTCTTTGATTCCACCTTACAAGTTAATAGGAACCTAATCCAATGAATAATCTATTAATAAACTGTTTTGACCAGCAAAAACATCTTGCTATGGTAATGCAGCCTCAGGCCAGGGAagcatcttctcttccagatgaacatgctcacTACAACTTCTGATATGGAGGTGTATTTAGTAGCTAACTCTCTGGCCCTTCTTTAACTTAGTCCACAGATGTGAAGTCCACTAAACACCAGCCTATGCaactacctgtcaactttgagctttaAAAAAATCGGGATAAT contains:
- the LOC134446630 gene encoding CD59 glycoprotein, translated to MSSSSAVWCLVLLATSLSVGHALRCYRCHGYSTVNCQNEQECSYEDSCLSLSEKGGKTIRRCIRYTDCDNLRLTQMFPSVDGFNYRCCSSNLCNSAALGARSAPVLLMGALSLLLCCWLL